A segment of the Nostoc sp. TCL26-01 genome:
TATAGTGCTTTAAATGTAAAAGGAATAGGTAGATCATTAAGCTTTGTAGTTAAACTATTCATCACAGCAACTGCACCTTCAGGAGTCAAATTGAAGTAGACACGCACCAAGGTTTGATGCTGATGTGATGCGCCTGCGTTAGCGACCGCCATATAAAATCCGTTTTGTACCAGATTCTTAGGTAATTTAATTGCCAGTAAGTTACTGTCAGGATGAGCCTGCAAATTTTGACTATCAACGTGTATTGTCAATCCATCTTTATAGACAACAAAAGTATCATTTGTTTCTGGCTTGACAAATTGCCAACCATAACTCCAGTGTCCTTTACCTGTGTTACTTTCGTGTAGGCGATCGTAAAAAGCGACATCCACACCCAAAAATGTGTTATTTTCCAGATTTTGATTCACTATTATATTAGGTGTTTCAGTGTCGAATGCTAGAGTCTTTTTTAAAGAACCATTGTAGTAGATTCCGTAAAGAAAACTACGCAGTTGTAAGCCCAAATATTTACTCTGAAAATCAGGAGACAATTTTTGAAAACGCAAAACTGCTGACTCTGGCAATTCCACAGGCTTATAGTCTGGATGTTTAATAGAATATTGAGACTGAATCTCAACTTTGTGAATGATATCTTGGAATGATATCTGTAATGATTCAGGAATATTTGCTAATTGAACAGACAGCGAATCTAATAGTTGCATAGAGATTTGCGTGTAAATAACATCAAAAAAATGCAGAGACAAAAGAGAAAAATTAATTCCCACAAACAACTG
Coding sequences within it:
- a CDS encoding T3SS effector HopA1 family protein yields the protein MQLLDSLSVQLANIPESLQISFQDIIHKVEIQSQYSIKHPDYKPVELPESAVLRFQKLSPDFQSKYLGLQLRSFLYGIYYNGSLKKTLAFDTETPNIIVNQNLENNTFLGVDVAFYDRLHESNTGKGHWSYGWQFVKPETNDTFVVYKDGLTIHVDSQNLQAHPDSNLLAIKLPKNLVQNGFYMAVANAGASHQHQTLVRVYFNLTPEGAVAVMNSLTTKLNDLPIPFTFKALYNPSDYGRYDSGVLYFDKKDYERVHPVLEQVYTEHHAHFQSQVPLFTKFIAPGLAIAEEPDQKLNEQESFGTHRCQIVANGLVEAWQLGNDTPAGRIEAIVAHFSSLNIELQRPYLNANSEDIYTPL